The genomic segment AATTGAAAGTGGAAAATAGGTAGTCAATCCCACAAAAAGCAAAGCAAAGGCTAATGGCTCGTTCTTTGTCCCTTTGTCATTGAAAAAACACAATGGGCACACAATCTGACGCTCAAGGTATCATAGTGACTGATGAATTGAAAAACTGAACAAAAATGCTTCAGAGTAAAAgtcttccatccatccaccggctctctcgctatctccctctctctctacatcctcAGGCGTGAGGCAGCCCTTCTCCAGGCAGCACGTGCGCATCTCCGGAGACAACTACCTGTGGACCCTGGCCTTCAACAccctccctcagccctcccAGCAGCCGGCCCGGACCCGGCCCGGCCCCCCGCTGGTACTGCTCCACGGCTTCGGGGGCGGGGTGGCGCTCTGGATCCAGAACTTTGACTCTCTGGCGGGCTGCGGGCCCGTCTACGCCCTGGACCTGCTGGGGTTCGGACGCAGTAGCCGGCCCCAGTTCAGCGGGGACCCGCGCGAGGCGGAGGAGCAGTTCGTGCAGGCCCTGGAGGAGTGGAGGCAGAGGGTGGGCCTGGAGGACATGGTGCTGCTGGGACACAACCTGGGGGGATACCTGGCCACGGcctacacactcaaacacccacacaggtaggggggtgggggggggggggggggtgttctgtATGTAGTGCGGTCGGGGTGTGTCTTGTGCATTCGGTCAAAGGTTTGAGTAGGTTTAGGTGTGTCATGTCAGTGTGCGTTTTTCTGTCTGTATAGTGTTTACACTAGATGTGAAATCTAGGTTTAGCACATACTGTACAAAGAGgtcctgcacacaaacacacacttatattatataatgtgcgtgtgtgtgtgtgtctgtgtgtgcgtgtgtgtgtgtgtgtgtgtgcagagtgaaGCACCTGCTCCTGGTGGAGCCCTGGGGGTTCCCGGGACGGCCAGACGGTCCTCAAGACGGCGCCATCCCAGTGTGGATCAGAGCGATGGGGGCCTCCATGAGCCCCTTCAACCCCCTGGCCGGGCTGAGGCTGGCCGGCCGACTcggtgaacacacacgcacgcacgcacgcacacacacacacaaaaacataaccaCTAACTCCATTCAACAGGTTTAATGTTCAATAATATTGCCATTTCAAACTAAAAACCTTCATCATATGATTATAAGAAAAGACTATCTCTGGGTTGTCCAAATACGACTGAGGACTTAAGAATAACCTGCTACATTATGAAAAGAGGCTTATGATCATTGGGATGTCTTTGGAGACTTGTATCAGTGGTATGCTCTGTGTTATCATGTCTCTGGGCTCCAGGCCCCATGCTGGTACAGACCATCAGGTCGGACTTCAAGCAGAAGTACTCGTCGGTTTTTGAGGACCACACCGTGTCGGACTACATCTACCATCTCAACGCACAGACGCCCAGGTCAGCAAGTCCTACCTGCTTAATGAGCTGTTTCTGAATTCACCGTAAGGAACTTTGAAagaaaagtgtctgctaaatagaAACGGAAAACAGAGGAAGTCCTGAGGCCCGACCATACAACTCCCCTCCCCAAACCTTGTCTGTTTGTTGCTCTGTAACCCAGCGGGGAAACGGCGTTTAAGAACATGACCATCCCGTACGGCTGGGCCAAGCGCCCGATGCAGGAGAGGGTGGGTCGCGTCCAGCCGGACATCCCCATCTCCTTCATCTACGGGTCGCGCTCCAGCATCGACAGTGACTCGGGCTCCgccttgaagagagacaggcCTGATGTGCAAATCAAGGTACAGGCCCTCTGAAGAGTTGAGTGGCGTCAAACACTGACAGGGGAAATCTGTCAATGAATGAGTCACTGCTGGCAATGGAAAACATGTTCAGTCATGTCCTTATCTGTACACAGCTGACTGCTGTgcgtttgttgtttgtttgggtgtgtgtgtgtgtgtgtgtgtgtgtgtgtgtgtgtgtgtgtgtgtgtgtgtgtgtgtgtgtgtgtgtgtctgtgggtgtgtgtgggggctcgCTTGTTCCCCACCCAGGTGATTCGAGGAGCGGGTCATTACGTCTTCGCTGACCAGCCGGAGGACTTCAACCAGACTGTGCTTGAAATTCTTGCTGTTTACCGTACCGGGGCGGCTGTAGGGTCTGCTGAGGAGGACCTATAGGACCTATAAAGACCATGCAGGCTTTGGGATGAGCCAATCGTATagccccctcccaccaccctaCTACACACAACAAAAAGACTAGCTCCTTCCCCTTTTTCACTATGCTGCCTTTGCACCGCACatttgagagacagagagtgcaTACGGAGAAATCTATTATCTCCTGTACATCGGACCCGTTCTTGGTAGTCTGTCTAATCAACAGAATTGGCGATCGTGGAAACTTTGGGGTCAAAGTTCAGCACTGGATTCGCAGCAAGAGTTGTTAGCGTGAGAGTCTTCGCGTGTAAATGTGATtttgtaaataaacatttaGTGCAGTTGTTATCTCACATGGGGTTATTTTGGTGGCTTATTTATTGTGTGGATAGAGATTCTTGCGCAAACACTTAATGAGTAGTACCAATTCTGTGAAACGATAGGGCAACACGTGACCAAATTGACTGCACCCCCAAAAGACTAACCAGAtccagacaatatgcagaataggAGGTCTGGATGTTCCCTATTTATGACACAGATGCAACCTGTTCAGTTAAATATATAGGACAAAGGTCCCTTTCCTCGTGCGGAAACACAAAGCCCCGAAAGGAGCAGTCTCGAGGAACGGCCTGCAGAGGGCAGTGTCGCCGCTCTTCATGCGCCTGTCCTTCCGCTTTGTGTGGCGGTTGGATGTGCCTAGTCCTAGAAAGAACATATCAAGTGGCCAAAAGTGTGTCTGACCCCATGGTCTGACCGTACTCCAATATCTGGGCCGTCTTACCACCACAACAATGCAATCAGGCCAGAAGAGGGCCTACTTCCTGGCTTGGTGTGAGCAAGTATATGTGTGTTGTCCCCAAGCGCCTTTCAAGAGTTATTAATAGTCTGCTCAAATAGTTATTTCAAAGCACAGGAACAGCacattgttattgtaagaaaaaCGATATTTCCCAACTGAAGGAGTTAGGAAATATCAGGGGGTATCAGCATAATCTATAGTGATTCAATGATTGATATGTTGGTTTACCTATGTCAAAGGTCCTACCAACGAATGAAAAGGACACATTCAGAGACATTTCTGCTTCCTGCTTCCATAACATGTCATAGCAAAACACTGATCCTTTATTGAGCTGTACAGGGACGATAAATCAACAGATGTGTTGTTCATTACTTTACTTTGATTATTTCTCTCATGCACTGTTGGAGATGGAAGGACGGCCATGGAAAAGGGTTCAGATGACGGTAAGATCTTCACTTCAGAGTTGGAGAGTGACTGATTTCCAAGGGGATGGGCTACATAAAGAGACACATTTGCGGTGTTCAAGCGGTAACAGCCACATTTAACAGCCGCCTCTGTCACTTTTCGCAACTTCTGTCGCCGGCTTCGACATCAAACCTTCCCCCTTCCGAACCCTGTCTCCTGGCAACAGGGTAGCCACGGAGACCAGCGTGCGAAATCTTATGGATCGGGTGAAAAAAAGAAACGTCAGGAAATTATGTAGCGTTCTGTTGAGGAAATGAattggtgttggtggggggagaggggggggggtgtttgttgttttcctgGGGATACTGGCAGGGCGCAGTCAGTGAAGCATAAGGATGACGCATCAATGGCCTTCACTGGCCCCGTGTCCAAAATGCACACTATAGATGTGCCTGATGTCCAGTCCATacaatctctctatctctatctcagTATCTCCCTGTCCCTGTAAACCAAAGTAGCAAACCCAGGCATTTGCAATGAACGTATACTTAAACTATTTGTCCAAAGTCTGCCAGGTACAAAGTACAACAAATAAGCTCATAAGTGATATGAAAGATACAAGCTATCGCAGGTATCCCAACAGGCCTCAATGTGTCTTAGAGAGTAGAAAGTAGGCATTGAATTCTATCAGGATTATGTTTGTGTAAGCAAATATACCTCAACACACAGCACCACCACGAGCTCAGTGCTTTTAAATGAGCTGTCAACACTGCACAGAGAAAAGTCCCACTGGAGTAAACCTAAAGCGTCAGGCTGCATTCATTTTTACCACAGCGACAACCTCAAGAGGGGTGTAGATCACATCCCTCCCTAGCCCCGCCCCTGCTACCATCTCCAGACACAGCAATAGTAACTCACAGCTGAGTGATCGATGGTAAAGGCGGGCGCAGCGCATATCTCCTATTTTATGGTTGGCAGCGCTACGGAGAAAAACAGCAGCTGGGATGATGCTTCTCCATTTGGGGATGGCGGGGGGAAGTAACGCTCACTTTGTCAGAATTTGTTAGGACTTTGTGTGGACGAAGGTTTGTTCTCTCGCTGATTGTGGATATTTGTTCGCTTAGGTCAAATGAATGGCCACCTGTCTTTGTGGTAATGTTGTTCGGTTATGGATGACTTTTATTCGCGGTGGTTATCTGTCAGACGTCAGGATGAATCATACATTGGTAAATTAGTCACAATTTGCAAAGTGTAAATAAGTCACAAAAAGACATCTGGTGAGGGATGAGGATGTCATTGGAGACAGGTCGGAAAAGGCTGACAGCTGATTGGTCGGCAACAAATATGAATATTTACCACACAATTGACGACCTGTGGAAAGGGTTCATGGGCTTTGGGGAGCAGCAGTATCTAAACAGGGGACACAAAGGAGAAAGTAGAACCAAAATCAGCTCATTCTCTAACCACTTACTGTGACTCCACAGCTCGTATATTTCAGAAGCTTTCAGACAGTTTTTCCGAGAAGATTAACCTTCTTTCTTGATGTACCAATCTGTGACATAAAATATGTTTCCCAAAGACACATTTCTCTTTTTAATCAAAAAGGCaatgttttttaaaacaaaCTTTTCCACTTGCAGATCAAAACTCTAATTCAACAAATACAACCTGAACAGAAAAATAACTATTGAGTTTCATGCGTCAAGACACCCAGCCATCCCAAAGCCCTACAACTAACATAAATGTGTCATATTATATCATTATGATTTAATTATATCAAAACCAAAATGTtatttctttcatcatattcgGGGAAGGAATAAATGCTTTGGCTTTCATATGAATGATATGTTCTGTGTGAGTTCCTCTGCAATACATTCATGCACGCCTTCATCCTATTCATTGAGATTGTTTTTCCAGACCAAAGATAAAGCAAACAagccatccctctccctcttggctGCCTTTATATTTAGCCTTGTGAGAAATATCTGGCTGGTCTATTAGATGTGTCTGCCTTTTGTTTTCATCCACTAACAATCTGTTTTTGATTCCCATATGAAGTGtggctcattgtgtgtgtttgtgtgtgtttgtgtgtgtgtgtgtgtgtgtgtgtgtgtgtgtgtgtgtgtgtgtgtgtgtgtgtgtgtgtgtgtgtgtgtgtgtgtgtgtgtgtgtgtgtgtgtgtgtgtgtgtgtgtgtgtgggagtgtgtgtgtgtgttgccctgcCATCTAACTACTCTGTTTACTGTGTTGAAATGTCTCTTAATCAGAAACCTCCTCCTTTCCTATACGCTTCTGTTCACCCCCCACGGGGGTGAACAGAAGCGTATAGGAAAGGAGGAGGTTTCTGCCAGTgacaataaacacatttaacacacaGTCGCCCTGTCTGCCAGTCTGAACACACAATGTCATTCTGTCTATGCCCCTCTGTGTCCCTTTGCTCTCTTCCTCggtctctatatctctctgtcactcatcGGTTCTCTCTGTGCCATAAGCTTTATgagtgtctctcactctgtctatctcaccatctctctccccgtctctatGTCTCTTCACCTCACATGCGAGCAGGGGGACGTGTGAATGAGCGCTTCGAGGTGATGAGTTGCTTTGTGTTATTTCGGGATCTGCATCACTGACTCCATCACCGGGCCTCTGGCAGCCGGCCAGGCCTCATCAGCAGCTCATCTCCGGGTCTGATTAGCAGCAGCGAGAGACGCAGGGCCGGCTGGGTCTCCTGatccccaaaacaacaacacgcCACACAGCATGAAGCTTTGTTTATTCACATTGACACTTGATTAGTATTCATGCAATGCCTGATCCCACAAtaatgtatgagagagagagagagagagagagagagagagagagagagagagagagagagagagagagagagagagagagagagggggtttgtAATAGGATACAAAGGATAAGCGGATTTTATCTTTATCATGCACCTGTCTCAGTGTCCtgcatacatttacatatttatgtgtacatgtgtgtgtatgtaagcgtgtacctgtgcatgtgtggatTCATTCAGGTCCATCCCTCCATGGTGGACCTCATATGGTCTGGTGTGATTCAGTCTGGCTGACAAGGATCGGGAGCACATATGTGCCAGAGAATCCCGCTCTCAACACCATGACTTTAAAACCACTAGCTCTCTAACTTGAGCAGAAGctctgcctagccttgtgggAGACTCAGGTCATGCGCCGCTTAGGTGGGTAGAAAGCTAGGTAAgccatccaatcatttcattcggGCCAGACAAAATGATTGGATGGCTTATTATGGCTACCACAGCAGCCGGAGATACCAGATGTTTCTACTTTTTGTCTGCGTATTTCATTTATGAATTGCTGTTGGACGTAGaaaaaatttcaacaaatatgaaaaAGAATGCTTCCATCAAAAATGcctgcctaccctagctttagtATATCTTATTAACATCGGATTTAAAGATCCTTAAGGAGTGGGAAGGAGTTATATACAACATAACCTATACAACATTACCTTTCAGCCGGGAGGGTCAAACAACTTACTTGACTACCACCCCAATAGGTTTGAtgatttgtttgtattttcttccgtttttttaaataaattcatgtatggaataaaaataaaacgtgtcTTATTCCGTTCGCATGATTTTTATTTCAATATACATGTATTATATCTCATGTTTCATACAGTACAATATGTTCAAAACCAATTGTATGGCACACCCATGTTTGTTGGTACATTTTTCCGTTGTTGGTATTGCTGTGTGCGGATACGGTACAGTGAGGTGACACATCAGCTTATGTTGGATAGATACGCTATAGGTGGGTTGACCTCTGTATGACGTTGAAGTTGCAACAGTAAAAAACATGCACTGGGTAAACATACCACTTAAGTCAAATATCTATTCACACAAGattttgtttggttggtttcTGTTTCTTTTTATAGGTCCTTGAATATGCTACACAACAAGTGGCTAGTCCTTGAAAGCTAGAGGACATGCGCGATTTTTTGGTTCTGACCCAACGCTAATATTAGCAGCTAGATAACTCTCTCTAGTGGCGTATTTGGGTACGGGATTGTGTGATTAGCAAGCCGACCTTCAACATTGCATACTGCACTGGCCTCCCTGTTCCGTTAGTATCCATTTTTaagtaaatgaataaataaataaataattgaaagaACGAAACAAATCTAGATAGATTTTAGCCACCTCAATATAATTCAACAtagtcaaaatatatatatatatattcaaaaatattagtttgttttatcccctatgaataaataaataaaatgtctcGTGCCATCTCTCCATCCATAATGTTCAACTCACCAATTCCATTAGTTTATAAATCCCCTTTGCTGTTGCGTTTGGCTCTTAAACAATGAAAAGCACATCCAGCAGCCTTCTAGAAGGTTCTAAAAGTCTGATTGCTATTAACTATTACTATATGTACGCCAGTGAATAATAACCCTAAAAGGTCTTTGGATATTCACAATATGTACAAAACACTGCCTTACTGTagtggagacacagagacctTTGATCAAAGTGACTGTGTTTGCTGTCTGAGACTACAGAGCCCATTtgaagtacacaaacacaacaacagggACAGACTTCAAAGTAAGTGCcatagtctctctctgttgggtGCTAATTCCTGCCATCTGAAAAAACTAAAGAAGTCATATGAAAATCAGTCAGccataatcatttaaaaaaagacaactgcctaaaatatttatttaaaaaaataggtttcacatgaataataaaaataaaaccctaTGTGTaaacatcgtgtgtgtgtgtgtgtgtgtgtgtgtgtgtgtgtgtgtgtgtgtgtgtgtgtgtgtgtgtgtgtttgtgtgtgtgtgtgtgtgtgtgtgtgtgtgtgtgtgtgtgcgtgcgtgcctgtgtgtgcaggcaGATATGCATGGTTGTAAAGGCCGGAGTGTGCAAAAAAAGTAAAGACCTCAAGACATACGAGTGATCGACATGAAAtaacactgctctctctctctctctcttctcttccatt from the Gadus morhua chromosome 22, gadMor3.0, whole genome shotgun sequence genome contains:
- the abhd5b gene encoding 1-acylglycerol-3-phosphate O-acyltransferase ABHD5; the protein is MRRMAEEVPSIAEQSSWLSSWLPSWCPTSSSQLKDAEEKMLKSVRQPFSRQHVRISGDNYLWTLAFNTLPQPSQQPARTRPGPPLVLLHGFGGGVALWIQNFDSLAGCGPVYALDLLGFGRSSRPQFSGDPREAEEQFVQALEEWRQRVGLEDMVLLGHNLGGYLATAYTLKHPHRVKHLLLVEPWGFPGRPDGPQDGAIPVWIRAMGASMSPFNPLAGLRLAGRLGPMLVQTIRSDFKQKYSSVFEDHTVSDYIYHLNAQTPSGETAFKNMTIPYGWAKRPMQERVGRVQPDIPISFIYGSRSSIDSDSGSALKRDRPDVQIKVIRGAGHYVFADQPEDFNQTVLEILAVYRTGAAVGSAEEDL